A region from the Felis catus isolate Fca126 chromosome F1, F.catus_Fca126_mat1.0, whole genome shotgun sequence genome encodes:
- the LEMD1 gene encoding LEM domain-containing protein 1 isoform X2 encodes MVDVKCLSDYELQNKLNKLGYSPGPILPSTRKAYEKKLVQLLVSPPSVSPVTNGPRELDRAQDDDAKELKTTIILKGNILLSSEKHKGPKKLLTWDMGTKLISVDSKPAFVASVHLHGFTTFPSRLKASRVVLEPPLPMAPHRHTLMYSPERQRLAHSELMTTQGMVARELPPLSLSLDLRLSPRDQKL; translated from the exons ATGGTGGATGTGAAGTGTCTGAGTGACTATGAATTACAGAACAAACTTAATAAGCTTGGATATTCACCTGGCCCGATATTAC CTTCCACcagaaaagcatatgaaaaaaagttggtgcaactcttggtctcaccTCCCAGTGTATCACCTGTGACGAATGGACCCAGAGAGCTGGACAGAGCTCAGGATGATGACGCTAAAG AGCTTAAGACCACTatcattttgaaaggaaatatcCTTCTCTCATCAGAAAAACACAAGGGACCCAAAAAA CTCCTCACGTGGGACATGGGGACCAAACTCATTTCTGTTGACTCCAAACCTGCATTTGTGGCCTCTGTTCACCTTCATGGTTTTACCACCTTCCCATCCAGGCTCAAAGCCTCAAGAGTCGTCTTGGAACCCCCACTCCCCATGGCCCCTCACAG ACATACCTTAATGTATTCTCCTGAGAGACAACGCTTAGCTCACAGTGAATTGATGACCACCCAGGGAATGGTTGCAAGAGAACTTCCACCCCTGAGTCTCAGCCT